Genomic segment of Malus domestica chromosome 15, GDT2T_hap1:
TTATCAGATGGCACCCACGTATGATCCAAGAAGGGAGAGAAAGACAGTGACAAAAATGGACagattgaagaaaaagaatgaagaaCAATCTTCCAGGATGGTGAAGCAAAAATGGAGGAAAAGTGGAAGCTGTCCTCCGGGAACAATCCCGGTCCGACAAGTCCGGAAAAAGGAACTGCTGAGAGCTAGCTCCGTTAAGGACTATGGAAGGAAGAAGCAAAGCACTGTGTCTCGTCATGCTGCAGCTGCACAGTTTGGTGACAACAAAACCGTGAACGTTCTAAGAGCAAACCACTCGGTACATTAACTCCTCAGTATCACATTTTAATTCATTGTTgaaattaattataaatttaCACGTCGTTGGTTTGGGACTGCTTCTCTTGAAAGCACTTATGCTCATAAGCATTTTCTCTATCTGAAAcactttatgaattttttttatcaaaatctaAGTGCTTTGTGAAGAAGCATTTGACATATGCTTTTACAGAAAGCGCTTATGTGACTCTTGGGCATACCCTAAGCGAAATCATTTCCAAACCCTTTTTAATTTCTGACTgtgttaattaatttgaattgcaGAAGGCAATATTGCTTACAGTAGGGTACAGATATACTGGAGGCAAAGGAGATATCAAAGTTTATAACCCAATGGTTGACCTTGATGATGATTACAGTACTTCTCAAGTTAGCCTCCTAAATTCACGTGAGATGGTTGAATCAGGATGGGCGGTATAACATAACTGCATAACACCTTCCACTTTCATGTTCTTGATTTGAAATCTTTTACATGGTTGTTGTGAATCCCTCTTCAGGTGAATCCGAGCGTCTACGGAGATAGAGAGACTCGATTTTTCGTGTATTGGACTGTAAGCAGACATGAATCACAAGTTCACAACTGAGTTTTTCGTGATTAATTCCACTGGCTAGGGTTAATTGCACTTCTGATGTTCCCTGCAGGCTGATGATTCAAAGAAAACAGGTTGCTTTGATCTTACTTGTCCTGGATTTGTTCAAGTTAGCAACAAGGTCGCTCTTGGTGCAGCAATTTATCCAGTATCTTTTCCTCATGACCTTCCATATGAAATAATCGTTTACGTCTTCAAGGTAATATGAACAGTTTAACAGCATACCATATCACATTAACAGCTTAACAACATAACGTATTAGATTAACAATTTAACAACATAACATATTAACTAAATTCCTTTATGTTTTGCCTTTCAAATTCAGGATCCGGTGACAAGCAATTGGTGGGTGCAATATGGGGAGAGCATTTACGTCGGATATTGGCCGCCACAGCTGTTCCTTGCTTTGAGTTATCATGCAACTAGTGTGGAGTGGGGAGGTGAAGTTTACAGCCCAAGAGTTGGAACTACTCCTCACACAGAAACAGACATGGGAAGCGGACAGTTTGCTGATTTTGTTTGGGGGACTTCAGGTTCAGTAAAAAGAATCCGAATACACGACAATTCGCCTGAGCTGAAATTGCCGGAATACGCTGATGTGTACATGGACGAGTTCAACTGCTATGATGTCAAGTATCTAGTAGATTATGTTGAAGAACCTGAGTTCTATTATGGAGGGCCTGGTAGAAATCCTATGTGTCCTTAAAAGGGATACCTCTTGCTTTTGTATTCACCTagatatttttcttattttccacTAATGCGATTTCAATCTAACGTACAATGAGGATGAATCAAACCGTTCATTTCATCATTGAAAGAACATCTCTAATCATTCATATGTGTTGAACGAATTGACAGTTTTGGCAATATATGGCATCCTCATGATGAACTgtcaatttgtttttaatttttagatcACTAAATAGTCTTCCAATCGTATGATTTTTTCCAAGGTTTATCTTGAGATGACGATTAAAAGAATCTACGGTTATGGAAATGATGGAAGTATTATCCATTGCAAAATTGTTCATTAGTTAACATCTTATATTTCCACCAGAGTGGCATATCTTCGATTTCTGCTCAGAAGGTACCAACCAgattaaattttcaaaatctTTACCAAAGTGGCATATTTGAGATTTCcaaataaattttatgttttctgaATTTCCACACTTTTTTATAGCATCACAACAGTTTGATTCACTGAATACAGAAGTCAGAAGTAaccccaaaatttaaaaaaaaaactttagttttaatgaaaaatgacaactaaaggtgtaaaaatgtgattttttgttaaaaataaacaatGCCGGGAGTGTTTAGTTAAAACTCTCTTTTTTCCTTTCCATACATGCAAACTTCTCCAGCTCATTGTGTAAGCCTGCATGAATTGTTCATTTGACACATGGACTAAAACTGAAGCCATGACGCATATGCATGCACTGTATATAATCAAGACATTCTTATCTTCCTCCTCTCAAACCAGACACTTTCctcttcccctctctctctctctctgtgtgcaAGATTGAGCGAGACGCCGAGAGATCGAAGATGGGGAAAAGGAGGATTATAATGCTCTTGTTAGCAATGGGATTGTTTGTGTTCAGTGGTGGAGCAGCAGATCATCATCCTCATGTGAAATCTAAAGCAAACCAAGCTACTTTGGAAGTTCGTAAGATGTTGAAGCTTCTCAATAAGCCCGGCGTTAAGACTATAAAGGTCTGGTTTTTCGGCCATTTTAATTATCTTTTCTGCAGACTAAACTCACTTGAACTCTTTGATTTTACGATTTCTTGTAGAGTGAGGATGGAGATATCGTTGATTGTGTTGACATCTACAAACAGCCAGCGTTTGATCATCCAGCGTTGCGGAACCACAAAATTCAGGTCTACTTTAATCCTTTCCTCGAAGAATGTACGaaacaaaaacttgaaaacaTTATGGTTGGTTACATCTAAATGAAACATTTTACGGTTGGAAGATTAATGAGGTTAATATTTATTGCAGATGACACCGAATCTTCAATTCGCATCGGAGGCTCCTAGTTCTAGTCCCAGTCCCAGTCCCAGTCCTAGTGCAAGTAGTCCTGTACAAAATGATCATAATTCTTCTCAGCAGATTTTGTCTCAGATTTGGCAGAAGAGTGGAAGCTGTCCAGATGGAACCATTCCCATTCGGAGAATTCGAAGGCAGGACTTACTGAGAGCTGCTTCACTTGAACACTTTGGGAAGAAACCGGCAAATTCCTACTACTCAACCAACGATGAGAAAGGCGCTGTAATCATCAACGGCACCAGAGTCGAACTCGGTCCTCAAATCAATCGTTCAGTAAGCAAACGTTATGTTTAGAATCATTCGACAACTAtttcagtttttagtttgtAATTGTATCTTGTGCAATTTATGGTCAAATTTTATGTGAACGTGCAGGCTGCTATCCTTATAACAGTTGGATATAGTTATACAGGTGCTCAAGGGGATATAAATATTTGGAATCCAAGAGTTCAATCGCCAAATGAGTTCACTACCGCTCAAATCTGGCTCAAGAATGGACCCGGAGACGCCTTTG
This window contains:
- the LOC139192483 gene encoding uncharacterized protein codes for the protein MGKGLCFGEVMIRLRGMVIMLGVAVTLIRCGVIVEGDVFSNHKILEAERKLTQLRKPAVKTIQSEDGDIIDCIDIYKQPAFDHPALTNHTIQMAPTYDPRRERKTVTKMDRLKKKNEEQSSRMVKQKWRKSGSCPPGTIPVRQVRKKELLRASSVKDYGRKKQSTVSRHAAAAQFGDNKTVNVLRANHSKAILLTVGYRYTGGKGDIKVYNPMVDLDDDYSTSQVSLLNSREMVESGWAVNPSVYGDRETRFFVYWTADDSKKTGCFDLTCPGFVQVSNKVALGAAIYPVSFPHDLPYEIIVYVFKDPVTSNWWVQYGESIYVGYWPPQLFLALSYHATSVEWGGEVYSPRVGTTPHTETDMGSGQFADFVWGTSGSVKRIRIHDNSPELKLPEYADVYMDEFNCYDVKYLVDYVEEPEFYYGGPGRNPMCPYGGAADHHPHVKSKANQATLEVRKMLKLLNKPGVKTIKSEDGDIVDCVDIYKQPAFDHPALRNHKIQMTPNLQFASEAPSSSPSPSPSPSASSPVQNDHNSSQQILSQIWQKSGSCPDGTIPIRRIRRQDLLRAASLEHFGKKPANSYYSTNDEKGAVIINGTRVELGPQINRSAAILITVGYSYTGAQGDINIWNPRVQSPNEFTTAQIWLKNGPGDAFESVESGWVVNPKLYGDGASRLFVYWTKDAYKSTGCFDLTCSGFVHTNKDLALGMALGPVSSEMGPQYQATFSITKV